One Xyrauchen texanus isolate HMW12.3.18 chromosome 34, RBS_HiC_50CHRs, whole genome shotgun sequence genomic window carries:
- the LOC127627513 gene encoding T-complex protein 1 subunit zeta has translation MSAVKALNPKAEVARAQAALAVNISAARGLQDVLKSNLGPKGTMKMLVSGAGDIKLTKDGNVLLHEMQIQHPTASLIAKVATAQDDITGDGTTSNVLIIGELLKQADLYVSEGLHPRVIAEGFEAAKDRALEVLEEVKVTKEMDRETLINVARTSLRTKVHNELADLLTEAVVDAVLTIRKPNEPIDLYMVEIMEMKHKTDSDTQLISGLVLDHGARHPDMKKRVEDAFILTCNVSLEYEKTEVNSGFFYKSANERDNLVKAERKFIEDRVMKIIELKNKVCTDNKKNFVVINQKGIDPFSLDALAKEGIVALRRAKRRNMERLTLACGGIAMNSVDDLTPECLGHAGLVYEHTLGEEKYTFVEKCGNPRSVTLLVKGPNKHTLMQIKDAVRDGLRAVKNAIEDGSVVAGAGAFEVAVADALVKHKPKVKGRSQLGVQAFADAVLIIPKVLAQNSGYDPQETLVKLQSEYKESGQLVGVDLSTGEPMVAGEAGVWDNYSVKKQLLHSCTIIASNILLVDEIMRAGMSSLKG, from the exons ATGTCCGCGGTAAAAGCGCTCAACCCGAAAGCGGAGGTCGCCCGGGCTCAGGCGGCCCTGGCGGTGAACATCAGTGCCGCCCGCGGACTTCAGGATGTGCTCAAAAGTAACCTGGGACCAAAAGGAACCATGAAAAT GCTTGTGTCTGGTGCAGGAGACATTAAACTCACCAAAGATGGAAATGTTCTGCTGCATGAGATG CAAATCCAGCATCCCACCGCTTCATTGATTGCCAAGGTGGCCACAGCCCAGGATGATATCACAGGAGATGGCACGACATCAAATGTGCTCATCATCGGAGAGCTTCTCAAGCAGGCAGATCTCTATGTCTCTGAG GGTCTTCACCCTAGAGTAATCGCAGAGGGCTTCGAGGCTGCTAAGGACAGGGCTCTTGAGGTGCTGGAGGAGGTAAAGGTCACTAAGGAGATGGACCGAGAGACGCTCATCAATGTAGCCAGAACCTCACTCAGAACCAAGGTCCACAATGAGTTGGCTGATTTACTTACAGAG GCTGTGGTGGATGCTGTTCTGACCATCAGGAAACCCAATGAGCCCATCGACCTGTACATGGTGGAGATCATGGAGatgaaacacaaaacagacaGTGATACACA ACTGATCAGTGGTCTGGTGTTGGATCATGGTGCCAGACATCCCGACATGAAGAAGAGGGTAGAGGACGCTTTTATTCTCACCTGCAACGTCTCCCTTGAATATGAGAAAAC AGAGGTAAACTCTGGGTTCTTCTACAAGAGCGCGAATGAGAGAGACAATCTGGTGAAGGCTGAGAGGAAGTTTATTGAAGATCGGGTGATGAAGATCATTGAGCTGAAGAACAAAGTTTGTACAGATAACAAGAAGAACTTTGTGGTCATCAATCAGAAG GGTATTGATCCATTCTCTCTGGATGCTCTGGCCAAAGAGGGCATTGTGGCACTGCGCAGAGCAAAGAGGAGGAACATGGAGAG ACTGACTCTGGCCTGCGGTGGTATTGCCATGAACTCTGTGGATGACCTTACGCCTGAGTGTCTGGGACACGCTGGGCTCGTGTATGAGCACACACTG GGAGAGGAGAAATACACATTCGTTGAGAAGTGTGGAAACCCTCGTTCAGTGACGCTGCTGGTGAAAGGGCCCAACAAGCACACCCTCATGCAGATCAAAGATGCGGTTAGAGACGGACTCAGAGCAGTCAAAAATGCCATTGAAGATG GTTCTGTTGTGGCCGGGGCTGGTGCGTTTGAGGTGGCTGTGGCTGATGCACTGGTCAAACACAAGCCCAAAGTGAAAGGCCGATCCCAGCTGGGCGTGCAGGCATTTGCTGACGCCGTCCTTATCATCCCTAAG GTTTTGGCTCAGAATTCAGGCTACGACCCGCAAGAGACTCTTGTGAAGCTGCAGAGTGAATACAAAGAGTCTGGACAGCTGGTGGGAGTGGACCTGAGCACAG